The following are encoded together in the Nymphaea colorata isolate Beijing-Zhang1983 chromosome 14, ASM883128v2, whole genome shotgun sequence genome:
- the LOC116267578 gene encoding CBL-interacting protein kinase 23 isoform X1, which yields MNSNGRTRVGKYEVGRTIGEGNFAKVKFARNVETGESVAIKILDKDKVLKHKMIGQIKREISTMKLIKHPNVIQMHEVMASKTKIYIILEFVTGGELFDKILNHGRLKEDEARKYFQQLINAVDYCHSRGVYHRDLKPENLLLDSDGVLKVSDFGLSALSPQVQENGLLYTTCGTPNYVAPEVINDKGYDGSKADLWSCGVILYVLMAGYLPFDDSNLMELYKKISKANFTCPPWFSTSAKKLIKKILDPNVKTRITIAEVMETEWFKKGYEPPSFEKTNISLDDVDTVFDESMVIFFCLITKYRKMSFNLSEDCCFQWQNPGNLVIERKEGRPMLMNAFQLISTSQGLNLSSLFEKHMGVVRRQTRFTSKCPAEEIISKIEEAATPMGFDVMKHNYKMKLQGSKTGRKGHLLVATEVFEVAPSLYMVELRKSKGDTLEFNKFYKNLSTSLKDIVWRTDASNEGAENECPQAKLYE from the exons ATGAACTCCAATGGCAGGACAAGGGTTGGAAAGTATGAGGTTGGAAGGACGATCGGGGAAGGGAATTTTGCGAAGGTGAAGTTCGCAAGGAATGTTGAAACAGGGGAGAGCGTTGCAATCAAGATACTCGATAAGGACAAAGTGCTCAAGCACAAGATGATCGGCCAG ATCAAGCGAGAAATTTCAACCATGAAATTGATTAAACATCCCAATGTCATACAGATGCATGAG GTGATGGCTAGCAAGACTAAGATTTATATCATTTTGGAATTTGTTACTGGTGGGGAGCTATTTGATAAAATT TTAAATCATGGGAGATTGAAAGAGGATGAGGCACGGAAGTACTTCCAACAACTCATCAACGCTGTGGATTATTGTCACAGTAGAGGAGTATATCATCGGGATTTGAAG CCAGAGAACTTGTTACTAGATTCAGATGGTGTTCTTAAagtttcagattttggattaagTGCTCTATCTCCGCAAGTTCAA GAAAATGGGTTACTTTATACCACATGTGGAACACCTAATTATGTTGCGCCAGAG GTAATAAATGACAAGGGATATGATGGATCGAAGGCTGATCTGTGGTCTTGTGGGGTGATCCTTTATGTTCTTATGGCAGGTTACTTACCATTTGATGACTCTAATCTTATGGAGCTATACAAAAAG ATTTCCAAAGCAAATTTTACTTGTCCTCCGTGGTTTTCCACGAGTGCAAAGAAGCTGATCAAAAAAATCCTGGACCCCAATGTCAAGACT CGTATAACGATTGCAGAGGTCATGGAGACTGAGTGGTTCAAGAAAGGATACGAGCCACCAAGCTTTGAGAAAACTAATATCAGTCTTGATGATGTAGACACTGTCTTTGATGAATcaatggtaatttttttttgcctgattacaaaatatagaaaaatgaGTTTCAATTTATCAGAAGATTGCTGTTTTCAATGGCAGAACCCTGGAAATCTTGTCATtgagaggaaggaaggaagaccAATGTTGATGAATGCATTTCAACTTATTTCAACTTCTCAAGGATTAAATCTCAGCAGTTTATTTGAGAAACATATG gGTGTTGTCAGGAGGCAGACAAGATTTACATCAAAATGTCCTGCCGAAGAgatcatttcaaaaattgaagaagctGCCACACCAATGGGATTTGATGTAATGAAGCACAATTATAAG ATGAAATTGCAAGGTTCCAAAACTGGAAGGAAAGGTCATCTGTTGGTTGCGACAGAG GTTTTTGAGGTTGCTCCTTCTCTATACATGGTGGAGCTTCGCAAGTCCAAGGGCGACACCTTGGAATTCAACAAG TTCTACAAGAATTTATCAACGAGCCTGAAAGATATTGTGTGGAGAACGGATGCTAGCAATGAAGGGGCTGAGAACGAATGTCCACAGGCGAAGCTGTACGAGTAA
- the LOC116267578 gene encoding CBL-interacting protein kinase 23 isoform X2: protein MNSNGRTRVGKYEVGRTIGEGNFAKVKFARNVETGESVAIKILDKDKVLKHKMIGQIKREISTMKLIKHPNVIQMHEVMASKTKIYIILEFVTGGELFDKILNHGRLKEDEARKYFQQLINAVDYCHSRGVYHRDLKPENLLLDSDGVLKVSDFGLSALSPQVQENGLLYTTCGTPNYVAPEVINDKGYDGSKADLWSCGVILYVLMAGYLPFDDSNLMELYKKISKANFTCPPWFSTSAKKLIKKILDPNVKTRITIAEVMETEWFKKGYEPPSFEKTNISLDDVDTVFDESMNPGNLVIERKEGRPMLMNAFQLISTSQGLNLSSLFEKHMGVVRRQTRFTSKCPAEEIISKIEEAATPMGFDVMKHNYKMKLQGSKTGRKGHLLVATEVFEVAPSLYMVELRKSKGDTLEFNKFYKNLSTSLKDIVWRTDASNEGAENECPQAKLYE from the exons ATGAACTCCAATGGCAGGACAAGGGTTGGAAAGTATGAGGTTGGAAGGACGATCGGGGAAGGGAATTTTGCGAAGGTGAAGTTCGCAAGGAATGTTGAAACAGGGGAGAGCGTTGCAATCAAGATACTCGATAAGGACAAAGTGCTCAAGCACAAGATGATCGGCCAG ATCAAGCGAGAAATTTCAACCATGAAATTGATTAAACATCCCAATGTCATACAGATGCATGAG GTGATGGCTAGCAAGACTAAGATTTATATCATTTTGGAATTTGTTACTGGTGGGGAGCTATTTGATAAAATT TTAAATCATGGGAGATTGAAAGAGGATGAGGCACGGAAGTACTTCCAACAACTCATCAACGCTGTGGATTATTGTCACAGTAGAGGAGTATATCATCGGGATTTGAAG CCAGAGAACTTGTTACTAGATTCAGATGGTGTTCTTAAagtttcagattttggattaagTGCTCTATCTCCGCAAGTTCAA GAAAATGGGTTACTTTATACCACATGTGGAACACCTAATTATGTTGCGCCAGAG GTAATAAATGACAAGGGATATGATGGATCGAAGGCTGATCTGTGGTCTTGTGGGGTGATCCTTTATGTTCTTATGGCAGGTTACTTACCATTTGATGACTCTAATCTTATGGAGCTATACAAAAAG ATTTCCAAAGCAAATTTTACTTGTCCTCCGTGGTTTTCCACGAGTGCAAAGAAGCTGATCAAAAAAATCCTGGACCCCAATGTCAAGACT CGTATAACGATTGCAGAGGTCATGGAGACTGAGTGGTTCAAGAAAGGATACGAGCCACCAAGCTTTGAGAAAACTAATATCAGTCTTGATGATGTAGACACTGTCTTTGATGAATcaatg AACCCTGGAAATCTTGTCATtgagaggaaggaaggaagaccAATGTTGATGAATGCATTTCAACTTATTTCAACTTCTCAAGGATTAAATCTCAGCAGTTTATTTGAGAAACATATG gGTGTTGTCAGGAGGCAGACAAGATTTACATCAAAATGTCCTGCCGAAGAgatcatttcaaaaattgaagaagctGCCACACCAATGGGATTTGATGTAATGAAGCACAATTATAAG ATGAAATTGCAAGGTTCCAAAACTGGAAGGAAAGGTCATCTGTTGGTTGCGACAGAG GTTTTTGAGGTTGCTCCTTCTCTATACATGGTGGAGCTTCGCAAGTCCAAGGGCGACACCTTGGAATTCAACAAG TTCTACAAGAATTTATCAACGAGCCTGAAAGATATTGTGTGGAGAACGGATGCTAGCAATGAAGGGGCTGAGAACGAATGTCCACAGGCGAAGCTGTACGAGTAA
- the LOC116267392 gene encoding kinesin-like protein KIN-14R isoform X2 encodes MAGSGVDDALLADAASQSQTSDSTRMPDSVREDEKNAFLGSLTAPDLVICKGSPEIHVEGFLQDTPESITKRPRRNRIYFKDDLPEKVMGEPRAQQTLSPSAADVAFSEERSLEAGILDGVSGVQEIQTKLQNGQNGFPKVTEKGSRPVICINSGGDCLSLASGSCDLSADAFFTGGEEEGPSVYQTATSGEGNTDIGLALQAHTIKEKQDLLQDNCEQCTCNAQKQVSKFKEEYERLQKEQEENNRTLEKLKKENEFKDRECQKARMSLQELHNELMRKSMHVGSLAFAVEGQVKEKSLWFSCLQEISKKFKALKLEHQNLLEEALECNRCFKGVSDLASNINSIVSRHADLGQEHEDLKAKFVRATREQKQLYNKIVEMKGNIRVFCRCRPLSKEEIEAGSSTAVEFESAKDGEVAVRTNGGTKKLFKYDAVFSPQASQAEVFEETAPFAASVLDGYNVCIFAYGQTGTGKTFTMEGTEESRGVNYRTLNELFRIIGERNGLLKYELSVSVLEVYNEHIRDLLASTSQPGQAAKRLEIRQEADGIHHVPGLVEAQVNNMDEVWHVLQTGSNARATGSTNSNEHSSRSHCVHCVTVRGENMMNGECTRSKLWLVDLAGSERLAKTDVQGERLKEAQNINKSLSALGDVISSLATKSPHIPYRNSKLTHLLQDSLGGDSKTLMFVQISPNENDVNETLCSLNFASRVKGVEMGPARKQMDPSELCKYKQMVEKAKQDMKAKDDQIKKMEDTILSMGLKMRARDSTNKSLQERVKELETQLVIERKLSRQHVDSKVAERQAVQQQAVRPPLPVRQFGNQKANESFPLSRDLLNVMQPCSENNRGMKQLQESLIESKTGDLKWNLARAYATPIQKENKVDILEQQPFIKRTGRASICGTAQRIPMVRVPRRTSLIPLPSVRNTGLPLLPITTPQRSRVQLTPLRKIDPIEESTPRSFRGNKNNHRLSIVLRKSIQMKMKLKSPLHHHKEMDKARVSVGGKLRLAQRVLVSDLRGPKFVQQRQQEKVKERGWNRRASMKNLTG; translated from the exons ATGGCGGGCAGTGGCGTCGATGACGCCCTATTGGCGGATGCTGCTTCTCAAAGTCAGACTTCAGATAGCACAAGAATGCCTGATTCTGTTCgtgaagatgagaaaaatgcAT TTTTGGGTTCTCTTACTGCTCCAGATTTGGTCATCTGTAAAGGTTCCCCTGAAATCCACGTAGAAGGGTTCTTGCAAGATACCCCAGAATCAATAACGAAGCGTCCTCGAAGGAACCGGATCTACTTCAAGGATGATTTGCCGGAAAAGGTCATGGGGGAACCAAGAGCGCAGCAGACCTTGTCACCTTCCGCTGCGGATGTGGCATTTTCTGAAGAGAGATCTCTGGAAGCAGGAATTTTGGATGGTGTGAGTGGCGTCCAAGAGATCCAGACGAAGCTGCAGAATGGCCAAAATGGGTTTCCAAAAGTAACAGAAAAAGGATCTCGGCCAGTGATATGCATAAATTCTGGGGGAGATTGTCTTTCACTGGCTTCCGGCAGCTGTGATTTGAGTGCGGATGCGTTCTTCACTGGTGGAGAGGAGGAAGGTCCTTCTGTATACCAAACTGCTACATCTG GTGAAGGAAACACTGACATTGGACTAGCACTGCAAGCACATACAATTAAAGAAAAGCAAGACCTACTGCAG GATAACTGCGAACAATGCACTTGTAATGCACAAAAACAAGTGAGCAAGTTCAAGGAAGAGTACGAGAGACTGcagaaggagcaagaagaaaacaacagaactttggaaaaattgaaaaaagagaatgaattcAAGGACAGAGAATGCCAAAAAGCTCGAATGTCACTCCAAGAGCTTCATAACGAGCTCATGCGCAAGTCAATGCATGTTGGCTCCTTAG CTTTTGCTGTTGAAGGACAGGTGAAGGAGAAGAGCCTTTGGTTTTCATGTCTTCAAGAAATCAGCAAAAAATTCAAG GCTTTGAAATTGGAGCATCAAAACCTGTTGGAGGAAGCCCTAGAATGCAATAGGTGTTTCAAAGGTGTATCAGATTTGGCCTCCAACATCAATTCTATTG TGAGCAGGCATGCTGATTTAGGGCAAGAACATGAAGATCTCAAAGCTAAATTTGTGAGGGCAACAAGGGAGCAAAAGCAGCTATACAATAAAATTGTGGAGATGAAAG GGAATATTCGAGTATTTTGTAGATGTCGGCCTCTAAGCAAGGAAGAGATTGAAGCTGGATCTTCAACAGCAGTGGAATTCGAATCTGCCAAAGATGGTGAAGTTGCTGTAAGAACTAATGGGGGGACAAAGAAACTATTCAAGTATGATGCTGTTTTCAGCCCACAAGCTAGCCAAG CTGAAGTTTTTGAAGAGACGGCTCCCTTTGCTGCATCCGTACTGGACGGCTACAATGTTTGCATATTCGCCTATGGGCAGACTGGAACTGGAAAAACTTTTACCATGGAAGGAACTGAAGAATCTCGTGGTGTAAATTATAGAACGCTAAATGAGCTATTTCGAATAATTGGTGAACGAAATGGTCTTCTTAAATATGAACTAAGTGTAAGTGTCTTAGAAGTATACAATGAGCATATACGTGATTTGCTTGCATCTACATCTCAGCCAGGACAAGCTGCAAAGAG ACTGGAAATACGCCAGGAGGCTGATGGGATTCACCATGTTCCTGGATTGGTTGAGGCTCAAGTGAATAACATGGATGAGGTTTGGCACGTGCTTCAAACAGGTAGTAATGCAAGAGCCACTGGATCTACAAATTCAAATGAACATAGCAGTCGTTCACACTG TGTCCATTGTGTTACGGTAAGAGGTGAAAACATGATGAATGGGGAATGCACAAGAAGCAAATTGTGGTTGGTTGATTTGGCTGGAAGTGAAAGACTGGCTAAAACTGATGTCCAAGGAGAGCGCCTGAAGGAGGCCCAAAATATCAACAAGTCCTTGTCAGCACTTGGTGATGTGATATCATCTCTTGCAACTAAAAGTCCACATATTCCTTACAG GAATTCAAAACTTACACATCTGTTGCAAGATTCACTGG GTGGGGACTCGAAAACTTTAATGTTCGTGCAAATCAGTCCAAATGAGAATGATGTGAACGAGACATTGTGTTCTTTAAATTTTGCAAGCCGAGTGAAAGGAGTAGAAATGGGTCCTGCTAGAAAACAAATGGATCCCAGTGAATTATGCAAATACAAACAGATG GTTGAGAAAGCCAAACAAGACATGAAGGCTAAAGATGATCAGATCAAGAAAATGGAGGATACAATTCTTAGCATGGGTTTAAAGATGAGAGCAAGAGATTCAACCAACAAGAGTCTACAAGAGAGG GTAAAGGAACTTGAAACCCAACTTGTGATTGAGAGAAAATTGTCGCGGCAGCATGttgatagcaaagtggcagaaCGTCAAGCGGTGCAGCAACAGGCAGTCAGGCCGCCATTGCCAGTCAGACaatttggaaaccaaaaagCAAACGAATCATTTCCACTGAGCAGGGATCTTCTCAATGTCATGCAACCTTGTTCAGAAAATAACCGTGGCATGAAACAGCTTCAAGAATCTTTAATTGAATCTAAAACTGGTGATCTAAAATGGAACCTTGCAAGGGCCTACGCAACACCCAtacagaaagaaaacaaagtagATATACTTGAGCAGCAACCTTTTATCAAGAGGACAGGTCGAGCTTCAATATGCGGCACTGCACAGCGCATTCCGATGGTGCGAGTACCACGGCGTACTTCCCTGATTCCCTTGCCTTCTGTGAGAAATACTGGGCTACCACTTCTACCTATCACCACTCCACAGCGATCAAGGGTTCAACTGACGCCACTTCGAAAGATTGATCCCATCGAGGAGTCCACACCTCGCAGTTTCAGGGGAAATAAAAATAACCACAGACTGAGCATTGTTCTGAGAAAAAGCAtccaaatgaaaatgaagttgaAGTCTCCTTTGCATCATCATAAGGAGATGGATAAAGCTCGAGTCTCAGTAGGTGGCAAGCTCAGGCTAGCACAGAGGGTGCTGGTCAGTGATTTGAGGGGCCCAAAATTTGTGCAGCAGAGGCAGCAAGAAAAGGTTAAGGAGAGAGGATGGAATCGTAGAGCCTCAATGAAGAACCTGACCGGGTGA
- the LOC116267392 gene encoding kinesin-like protein KIN-14R isoform X1: MAGSGVDDALLADAASQSQTSDSTRMPDSVREDEKNACTVLGSLTAPDLVICKGSPEIHVEGFLQDTPESITKRPRRNRIYFKDDLPEKVMGEPRAQQTLSPSAADVAFSEERSLEAGILDGVSGVQEIQTKLQNGQNGFPKVTEKGSRPVICINSGGDCLSLASGSCDLSADAFFTGGEEEGPSVYQTATSGEGNTDIGLALQAHTIKEKQDLLQDNCEQCTCNAQKQVSKFKEEYERLQKEQEENNRTLEKLKKENEFKDRECQKARMSLQELHNELMRKSMHVGSLAFAVEGQVKEKSLWFSCLQEISKKFKALKLEHQNLLEEALECNRCFKGVSDLASNINSIVSRHADLGQEHEDLKAKFVRATREQKQLYNKIVEMKGNIRVFCRCRPLSKEEIEAGSSTAVEFESAKDGEVAVRTNGGTKKLFKYDAVFSPQASQAEVFEETAPFAASVLDGYNVCIFAYGQTGTGKTFTMEGTEESRGVNYRTLNELFRIIGERNGLLKYELSVSVLEVYNEHIRDLLASTSQPGQAAKRLEIRQEADGIHHVPGLVEAQVNNMDEVWHVLQTGSNARATGSTNSNEHSSRSHCVHCVTVRGENMMNGECTRSKLWLVDLAGSERLAKTDVQGERLKEAQNINKSLSALGDVISSLATKSPHIPYRNSKLTHLLQDSLGGDSKTLMFVQISPNENDVNETLCSLNFASRVKGVEMGPARKQMDPSELCKYKQMVEKAKQDMKAKDDQIKKMEDTILSMGLKMRARDSTNKSLQERVKELETQLVIERKLSRQHVDSKVAERQAVQQQAVRPPLPVRQFGNQKANESFPLSRDLLNVMQPCSENNRGMKQLQESLIESKTGDLKWNLARAYATPIQKENKVDILEQQPFIKRTGRASICGTAQRIPMVRVPRRTSLIPLPSVRNTGLPLLPITTPQRSRVQLTPLRKIDPIEESTPRSFRGNKNNHRLSIVLRKSIQMKMKLKSPLHHHKEMDKARVSVGGKLRLAQRVLVSDLRGPKFVQQRQQEKVKERGWNRRASMKNLTG; the protein is encoded by the exons ATGGCGGGCAGTGGCGTCGATGACGCCCTATTGGCGGATGCTGCTTCTCAAAGTCAGACTTCAGATAGCACAAGAATGCCTGATTCTGTTCgtgaagatgagaaaaatgcAT GTACAGTTTTGGGTTCTCTTACTGCTCCAGATTTGGTCATCTGTAAAGGTTCCCCTGAAATCCACGTAGAAGGGTTCTTGCAAGATACCCCAGAATCAATAACGAAGCGTCCTCGAAGGAACCGGATCTACTTCAAGGATGATTTGCCGGAAAAGGTCATGGGGGAACCAAGAGCGCAGCAGACCTTGTCACCTTCCGCTGCGGATGTGGCATTTTCTGAAGAGAGATCTCTGGAAGCAGGAATTTTGGATGGTGTGAGTGGCGTCCAAGAGATCCAGACGAAGCTGCAGAATGGCCAAAATGGGTTTCCAAAAGTAACAGAAAAAGGATCTCGGCCAGTGATATGCATAAATTCTGGGGGAGATTGTCTTTCACTGGCTTCCGGCAGCTGTGATTTGAGTGCGGATGCGTTCTTCACTGGTGGAGAGGAGGAAGGTCCTTCTGTATACCAAACTGCTACATCTG GTGAAGGAAACACTGACATTGGACTAGCACTGCAAGCACATACAATTAAAGAAAAGCAAGACCTACTGCAG GATAACTGCGAACAATGCACTTGTAATGCACAAAAACAAGTGAGCAAGTTCAAGGAAGAGTACGAGAGACTGcagaaggagcaagaagaaaacaacagaactttggaaaaattgaaaaaagagaatgaattcAAGGACAGAGAATGCCAAAAAGCTCGAATGTCACTCCAAGAGCTTCATAACGAGCTCATGCGCAAGTCAATGCATGTTGGCTCCTTAG CTTTTGCTGTTGAAGGACAGGTGAAGGAGAAGAGCCTTTGGTTTTCATGTCTTCAAGAAATCAGCAAAAAATTCAAG GCTTTGAAATTGGAGCATCAAAACCTGTTGGAGGAAGCCCTAGAATGCAATAGGTGTTTCAAAGGTGTATCAGATTTGGCCTCCAACATCAATTCTATTG TGAGCAGGCATGCTGATTTAGGGCAAGAACATGAAGATCTCAAAGCTAAATTTGTGAGGGCAACAAGGGAGCAAAAGCAGCTATACAATAAAATTGTGGAGATGAAAG GGAATATTCGAGTATTTTGTAGATGTCGGCCTCTAAGCAAGGAAGAGATTGAAGCTGGATCTTCAACAGCAGTGGAATTCGAATCTGCCAAAGATGGTGAAGTTGCTGTAAGAACTAATGGGGGGACAAAGAAACTATTCAAGTATGATGCTGTTTTCAGCCCACAAGCTAGCCAAG CTGAAGTTTTTGAAGAGACGGCTCCCTTTGCTGCATCCGTACTGGACGGCTACAATGTTTGCATATTCGCCTATGGGCAGACTGGAACTGGAAAAACTTTTACCATGGAAGGAACTGAAGAATCTCGTGGTGTAAATTATAGAACGCTAAATGAGCTATTTCGAATAATTGGTGAACGAAATGGTCTTCTTAAATATGAACTAAGTGTAAGTGTCTTAGAAGTATACAATGAGCATATACGTGATTTGCTTGCATCTACATCTCAGCCAGGACAAGCTGCAAAGAG ACTGGAAATACGCCAGGAGGCTGATGGGATTCACCATGTTCCTGGATTGGTTGAGGCTCAAGTGAATAACATGGATGAGGTTTGGCACGTGCTTCAAACAGGTAGTAATGCAAGAGCCACTGGATCTACAAATTCAAATGAACATAGCAGTCGTTCACACTG TGTCCATTGTGTTACGGTAAGAGGTGAAAACATGATGAATGGGGAATGCACAAGAAGCAAATTGTGGTTGGTTGATTTGGCTGGAAGTGAAAGACTGGCTAAAACTGATGTCCAAGGAGAGCGCCTGAAGGAGGCCCAAAATATCAACAAGTCCTTGTCAGCACTTGGTGATGTGATATCATCTCTTGCAACTAAAAGTCCACATATTCCTTACAG GAATTCAAAACTTACACATCTGTTGCAAGATTCACTGG GTGGGGACTCGAAAACTTTAATGTTCGTGCAAATCAGTCCAAATGAGAATGATGTGAACGAGACATTGTGTTCTTTAAATTTTGCAAGCCGAGTGAAAGGAGTAGAAATGGGTCCTGCTAGAAAACAAATGGATCCCAGTGAATTATGCAAATACAAACAGATG GTTGAGAAAGCCAAACAAGACATGAAGGCTAAAGATGATCAGATCAAGAAAATGGAGGATACAATTCTTAGCATGGGTTTAAAGATGAGAGCAAGAGATTCAACCAACAAGAGTCTACAAGAGAGG GTAAAGGAACTTGAAACCCAACTTGTGATTGAGAGAAAATTGTCGCGGCAGCATGttgatagcaaagtggcagaaCGTCAAGCGGTGCAGCAACAGGCAGTCAGGCCGCCATTGCCAGTCAGACaatttggaaaccaaaaagCAAACGAATCATTTCCACTGAGCAGGGATCTTCTCAATGTCATGCAACCTTGTTCAGAAAATAACCGTGGCATGAAACAGCTTCAAGAATCTTTAATTGAATCTAAAACTGGTGATCTAAAATGGAACCTTGCAAGGGCCTACGCAACACCCAtacagaaagaaaacaaagtagATATACTTGAGCAGCAACCTTTTATCAAGAGGACAGGTCGAGCTTCAATATGCGGCACTGCACAGCGCATTCCGATGGTGCGAGTACCACGGCGTACTTCCCTGATTCCCTTGCCTTCTGTGAGAAATACTGGGCTACCACTTCTACCTATCACCACTCCACAGCGATCAAGGGTTCAACTGACGCCACTTCGAAAGATTGATCCCATCGAGGAGTCCACACCTCGCAGTTTCAGGGGAAATAAAAATAACCACAGACTGAGCATTGTTCTGAGAAAAAGCAtccaaatgaaaatgaagttgaAGTCTCCTTTGCATCATCATAAGGAGATGGATAAAGCTCGAGTCTCAGTAGGTGGCAAGCTCAGGCTAGCACAGAGGGTGCTGGTCAGTGATTTGAGGGGCCCAAAATTTGTGCAGCAGAGGCAGCAAGAAAAGGTTAAGGAGAGAGGATGGAATCGTAGAGCCTCAATGAAGAACCTGACCGGGTGA